From a single Beijerinckia sp. 28-YEA-48 genomic region:
- a CDS encoding thiamine pyrophosphate-binding protein, which produces MSAAKASPARAGYKHDMGAIRSAHLALKEAGISFAAHLPDTINYPLIHALADDPDFVSVSCSREDEGVALAMGAYLGGRWPVLFTEGSGLGLAGLALARAVVQRTPMLILASHNRALGERHDYAAATRRVTEPLLDALRIPYVVVMRGADLPLLIKEAQMTVYGDRCPVALLLPRHALHAESAHEQA; this is translated from the coding sequence ATGTCGGCCGCAAAAGCATCCCCGGCCCGCGCGGGCTACAAGCACGATATGGGCGCGATAAGATCCGCCCATCTGGCGCTTAAGGAAGCCGGTATCAGCTTCGCCGCCCATCTTCCGGACACAATCAACTATCCGCTGATCCACGCCCTTGCGGACGATCCCGATTTTGTTTCGGTAAGTTGCTCAAGAGAGGACGAAGGGGTCGCCCTCGCCATGGGTGCCTATCTAGGCGGGCGCTGGCCTGTTCTGTTCACCGAGGGGTCCGGATTGGGCTTAGCGGGGCTGGCACTCGCACGAGCCGTGGTGCAACGCACTCCCATGCTCATTTTAGCGAGCCACAATAGAGCTCTGGGTGAGCGTCATGATTATGCGGCGGCGACCCGGCGCGTAACCGAGCCACTGTTGGATGCTTTGCGAATTCCTTATGTCGTCGTTATGCGCGGCGCCGACCTGCCTCTACTCATAAAAGAAGCTCAGATGACGGTGTACGGAGATCGATGCCCAGTCGCACTTCTTTTGCCTCGACACGCTTTGCATGCGGAGAGCGCCCATGAACAGGCATGA